tgttttttttgttgttgtttttttgttttttggtgttttttttgtttgttttgtttttttaaataacagctACATTTGCTGCTAGCAAATAATTACTTGGCCAAACCTGAGGAGGAGTGGTGCCAAGGTGCTCATCTCCATAATACTTGCCTGGTGATTCCTGTTCGGCCTGCAAGGATGCAGGGAGGGTGCTCTCACTGGCACTGACAGTACCAGCTGGGTCAGCTGATTGTGCCACTTGTCTTTGCTGTCCTTCAGATAGAAGGAATGAAAACTCCCTGAGAGTATCAAGGTCTGCAGAGATAGGGTTGTCTCTTTGATCCAAAGAGATCTCTGTTTATCCAGAAGCTCATGAGTTTGGTAGCTAGATTTTACTTGCTGCTTGATGGATGTTTTTTTACTGTAGCCAACAGTAGTTCAGAGTAGTTTTAAGGATTCAGCAAATGGGGAGACAGTATGTATTTGTGATGTGTCAGAAACTACACAGTGGAGTATCTTGTTCACTTCCGCAACATTTCTGCTCTCCTTGCTCTTTCTCTGAATGTTTGTCAAAGTGCCTGGTCAAGGCTGTCTTCCAGCTAGTGGGAAACCTTTCTAGGAAGAGAGTGTCTTTGCACAAAGACCTGATGTGAAGGGAGTCCCAAGAACTCTTGACTTTCTGTTAGCCACTCTCTTCATCGAAATTAAATAGCTGGACAGAAGTGCTGTGAAGCTGCATTTCATCTTGTATTTATAAACACAGCATAACTCTTCTATATACCACATTCTAGTTTCCTCTCTGTAGCAACTGGACAGACCAATACAACAGGAAAGGCATTACAGCAAAGGTGTGATGATGGAAGGGCTGTCACAATAGAAAGGTGCtatgaaggaagggaagaagattgcTCATCCATATCATCAGATTCTctaaatgaggtctaagagaggttcagccaggctccaccccttcacctgtgcttccagggTGACCGGTTCCTTTCCCCAGGTGATCagtcagtggttcaggccaggactcaacagttcccatgtGCTCTCAAGTAATTAGTGCATCATGATCTTAATCCTCTCtattaaaacttttaaaaaatatatacttatcATCCTTGAATTGCAATCCACTGGACTGAGTTAAGTTGAGGGCTAGCACACATCCAGAGATCCAGGGGAGGCGTATTAGAAGTGAAAGGGTAAGGCAGCTTTGGCAGGACACCCATGCTATGGCCAGAAATGAGCTAGAATTAGAGGGAGCTTTTCCAAAGGTTGAGGAAGGATGTGTAAATCTCAATCACTAATGTGGAAGAAATGGCTGCATTATCTACATTGTTTTGTAACTTTGCCCAGCAAATAAGAGCTGAGGGGAGTCTAAATGGATTTAGAAGACATGTAATATATCCTGCTCTTGACGAGCAACTTGCAGTGCTATATAACATATGTATTGATGCAATATTTAAGAGGAGTGAGATGCTGGGACATGAGTGCGCACAAGAACGCAGCCAAAATCAGTAACGTATTTGGAAATGCTAAGTATTCCTTCCAGGCTTTCGTTTATCTCCTGCAGTTTGTTGCGACTGTTAAACTGTTTGCTACAACAGAGCTCACATTTCATAAAACATGATCAAGAGAGACTTGAACAGATTAAAGCAAGCAAGATTTGCTACTGACACTGACAACAAAATGGCACTGCACCAggcagaataaaatatttaatagcaGCAGGGATGACTGTAATGTATATAGCAAGCAAGAAATGGACTGATACTGATAATTCACTGGTTCTATGGTGGATCAACATCTGAGCACCATTCATTGGAGTAACACTGCCTGATTTGAGCAAAATGATCAAGGTGAGGCGATATTATGGAATATGTTATGTGACTCATCATTTTTTCAGTACGTGGACAAGTAAATTTGTGTTCTGGATGAGATTTCCTGTATTGCATAAGCATGGACCTTagacagcatttgctttctgtagGATTACTAATCAGAGATCATACATGCATACATGGGGTGTTGTATTAGTGCTGGCTAAGCTGTCTGATGGCTTGGGCTCTCATTCAGGCATTTTTGGCAATTTATGGAGAGGTTTTGAAGGATTTTAAGTCTTACTCTTCCAAGTCATGAGAAGAGAGAACGAAAGAGGTTTCCTATTTGGGAATATCTGCATCAACAGCTGCTGTGGTTGACTCTGTAGAGGAGAACAAAATCCCAGCTTCCTTCTTCTGTGATGTTGCCACGGTGATTGCATACTGAATTGACTGATCTGACTTTTAATATGTTCCATGTCAAGTTCATAATCTAATATATCCAATATATCTGGATGTGCTTTCAGGGTAGTGAAAAGATAAGGAGGCATAACATTAAAGTGATGATAATCTTAGCACAAACTGGAGAGAGATTTTAAGTTAAGtttatggaaaaagaagtaCTAATGTctagtttatttttctatacAAAGAACCAGTTTTCACCAGAAAAGTCATTCATTGCCGGAAACAATCTAATGTGTTCCATAAAAAACATTGGTTCCTTAGCAGAAGCAGTGGTAACAATGCTTGAAATTTCTGCTGTAAATATCGATCAGGACAAAACTTTTGCTCTGTATGTTATTGCAGGAGGCTCATCATTTTTCTCACCATGGATGAATGGGCCATacagtcctcatcccagcatGAGACCTCACAATCTCTGGGATGTTGTCTGCTGAGCCCTCATGAGGATGAAGGCAGTagttctgctttgaaatgaagcagaaaatgaaaagaggtTGCAATCTTGCAAACTGCTGTCCACCTCCAGCCTCTGACACTCTAAAGATCTGGCTCAATTTCTGGCAAGGGATGATCTGTTGTGGTACTAAACTCATAGAGCATTAAATCTGGCAGAAATGCCTTAAAAGTAATCACGATTCTACCCTAATCGTGTTTCTTTAACAACTCACTTTCCAGTATGAGACCGTTTCCAGACAGCTTTATGTGATGATCTCCCAGGAGGGGATAGTGCAGTGCTGGGCTATGGAATTCCTGCATAAAAGGTTCATGGGCAGTCAGTGTGCTAGATAATTGGGCCCTGACAAGTCATCTCTCTCTGATGTTTGAAGTCCTTTTCTTGTAGCACGTGTAACTAAGTGTTAACCAGAAATACAGACAACTCGTGTGACAATTAGACACAGGTTAATtgggctgctggggcagtgACTGTCTCATATTTACACTAgttcaaagacaaaaatatttctctagATCAATATTAAAtaggtgtcttttttttttcaagacagTAAAGGGTTAATAGATCCCAGAATAGACACTGCATGGAAAACACCAAAATACATTTATCTCTGCTTCACTACATGGATTTTCCATTGCTAAATTCACCCTTTATGTCATGTTTCACACCACCTCGCTCAGCATTTAGTAGCTCTAGCTAGACTATAAAATAGACACTGTTATAAACTTATAAGACACTGTTCACTTACAGACTTGGAAAATCCCCGTAAGGTTTTTACCCCAGGTTCTTCAAGGTTTTTGCCTCCAGAGCTAGGTCTTTGGATAGTAAACAGTAGAGAAAACTATaagaggaaaagacaaagctagttaatttgaaaggaaaacacacagtacattgaacaaacaaaacaatggcAAGGCACTGCACAGTGAACCTGTGCATCTGCCAACTGaactgaagaaatgaagcacaacactgagcacagcacctCGAGGGCGCATCGCGCATGCGCAACAACCACGCAGAGGCGTACTGAGGCCTAGGAACTACACTTCCCGGCATGCCGCGGGCTTTGCGCGCAGGCGCAATGAGGCGAGGTTAGTCCCGGAAACGGAGCTCGTTGCAGGCCCCGTGTCTCTAGTAGGCCGCGACAGTAGCGAGCCGCTCGCCATGTCGACGGTAGCGGCTGCCAGCTGCGACTCCAAGGGCGCTGGGGAGACGCGGGACGAGAAGAAGCCGCTGAAGCCCTGCTGCGCCTGTCCAGAGACCAAGAAGGCGCGGGACGCCTGGTGAGTGGCCCGGCCGCGGCCTCGGGCAGCCTGGGCGCGCCGTTAGGGCTTGACGTGTGGCGGCCTGCTGTAATGGAGGGCGGGGACCGGCCGCTGTAGCTGCCTGGGCTTcggtgctgctggctctgcgAAAGTCAGGGGTGTGCGTGTCCAGGTCCCCGTGAGAAAAGGGGGTTCGGTGAAAGTCTTGTGTCAGATGAAGCTTCCGTGTGTGGCTGACGCTTCTAGTCGGGCTTACCGTAACCAAGCTAAAACGGTGAAGAGTATAATGTATTTTAGTACGCCCAGTTTGTGCTTCTGGCAGTGGAATCCTCGCCCATGGGGAGAGGAAGTGCACTACAAGCCGCCAGAGAGCGAGTCTGAACTGGTTTTATGGTGTGTGCTGCACTGTAGTGACGGCGGCTTCCTGCTGCTATTTGAATACGTTATGGGCAATGGGATGGGTGACTAATATTGGAAGTTACTGTCTGTGATAatgtgcttgtttttgtttttaatacgTAGATGGActtttttatgtttctcttccccctttccccccccccttttttttttcttccccacaaaATCCCTAAAAACCATCAAAAACTGGACTAAACCATTGTTTATTGGTAAAGCCAGTCTAATTTGCCTTGTACTGTAGAAACCTTGTCCCTCTCCTTACTGAATGATTTGAGAATTTGCTGTCAAGATGAGCAACCCAACAAAGTATAAAATCCCAGTAGACCTGCACACTGTGGACACTGTTAGTGCTACCCTAGACAGGATAGGCAAAAAAATCTCTGGAGCCTAATtgttacttatttatttttaattgtccCCAACAGCTTGTCAGCTGTGTGGTTTTGACTAATAGTAGGATAACGTTCTGTTGCTGAGCCTTggaaatctttttgttttgcagcatcATTGAGAAGGGGGAAGAAAACTGCAGGCATTTAATTGAAGCTCACAAAGAGTGTATGAGAGCTCTGGGCTTTAAGATATGAGTGGGATGAGCAAGATGATGTGTGTGGTGAGTATAACCTACAGAAGTGCATTCACTGCTTGGTTTCTGCCTCTAAAGTATCCTGGTGTCTCAGCTGGTGCCGCTGGAAAGTACAGGGTACTGTCCATGATGACAAAGGGCAAATCTTCCATAAAAGAGGGAAGGCCAAGTAAATCTTATTGACCCTGGAGTAACTGCTTCTCTCCTTGTGAGGGTGATGAAGCCTTCTGAGAGCACTCTTGAATGGTGAAGTTTGATTCTGCCTCTCTTCTCTTTCAAGAAATCCAGAGTTCATTTTAGATTTCTAATGGTAGGACACTGTGTTTAGTTCATGCCCCTCCTTCATCCAAAAGTCACATAGAGGGGGAAAACCTGTTCTCGCCTCATATTGTTTGGAAATGGACTTACCTCACTCTGGAGTTCAGAAAGAAACTCTGGAACCAGTTTAAAAGCAGAGTAGGACTGTTTGTATAGGATACTCTTAATGTCTGGAAACTGTTAAACTGTCCCTTGATATCCTGTGGGAATCCATGTTTAACGAAGCTgtctttcctcccttttctaGATGATGACTGTTGTGTGATCGGTGTACTGGAAGGCTGGAAAATAAGCTATTTCTGAAAGTTGCTTCAAAGGACAAATACGATAAAAGAACCTATTTATAATGAGTCTTTAATGCTAAACTGTGTATCACATCTGCAGCTTTTCCACTGTTAcctctttattgctgctgtagaaaatatatatttttccctcttaatAAAAGTCTAAAAATGACCAGTGATCCTGActtctggttttttgtttgttttcagtaaaaagggaaataaatggcTTTGGTTATTGAAAACACTGAGCTATAGGAATGGAGAGCATGAGAATAGCTTTAATTGAAATGAGAGCAGGGATCAGTCAGACCTGGCTGAACAGGTGGGCCTTCAGTGTGGCTTTTCTGTCTGATGCAAATTGAGAAATCATGCTAGCTTTTAGCAAAGTCAGGCTGAGGCTTGTCGGGGAGCTTGTAACTCTAAGTGTAACTATTTCTGCAAAGACTTCTGCAGTCTTAGGAAACAAACTTTCCTTAGAATCAAAACTAAGTTTACTTTCCCCTACTGAAAAGTAGAACCAATTGGCTCTAAGGTAGTATAATTGGTTATTTCCTCCTGCTgagctttcttttcagaaactgaagataAGAAATCTATGCTTTGTCTTGATTGCTGTTGCAGGTGTGTGTGTAGTAGTGATCCATTCTCTGTGTGCTGGGGGTTGCATAATCTGATGCTAGCAGCAATGAGCCCACAACCAGTGTTAAGTGGCACTTGGTATTCTCTCTGTTGAGACTTGCAGATTGTGAGAGGAATTCAGACTGCTTTCTACAGTGTTTCATAAGCAAAGGACAGAGGCCCTGTGACGCTGTATCCTGTGTGGAAATGGTGCCACAGAGTAAAAAGCTGGGCAGGGGAGAACAGAATGCTGTTGTAATTAAGTGTTGTTGGTAATGCACTATGGAATAAATTGAAAACAATGGTCTAACTATTCCCTCTCTGACTTTAGGCCATCGAGGTCTTAGTGTCCACAATGCAGGTGATTAGACTTCTTTTCAGATTACGAGGTCACTAGTGAACCTGTATACATCCCGAGGAGAACAACCGGTAGTGTAGCTGCTGCGGGATCTGAGACTGATAATCTCTTGGTGCTGGGCTGCTTCTTAAGGATGGAGGATAATGCTAAGTACACAGATCTATTTGCCAAACATATAATGCACCTGGTTTGCATCATCACCTGTTCCTGAGTGTTAAATGCTACTGAATGAGTTCTTTATAGGTGAGAAGTCAGTAGGAACCATTGACGTGCTGCTGATTTCAGAGCTGAAGAGCTTGACACgtctatttttcttcctcacgTGCTCATTTGTTGTAGTGCCTACGTGTCTTCTTTCAGTAAGGAGTTTTGATGCTGCTCAAGTAtcttattattttctctcttgatTCCAAATTGTTTTGAGCTTGATATCTCCCTTCTAGTGTTTGTTTAGCTTTTCCCCTTGAGTCAGTATTGGCTTATGCACTCTCAGCTTGGATGAATCTCATCATCTCTAGATGGGATGGCGTGTGTTCCAATTCTAGGCAATGCATTAGAATAAAATCTTGTTTCAGAAAACTAAGGAAGTTCTTTAAGCTCTTGTTGGATGGAAAACTGAACATGCCGTGAAGATGGCCACTGTAttaatgcagaaagcaaagtttGGGCCTTGGTGTTTCAGTCATTTTGCAGTGGTTGCCAGACACCTCTACAAGCACTGATCCAAACAAATGCTCGAAGCAACCTCAGCAGCTCAGGCACTCTTGCACACTGCCATTCAGGACTCTTCATTCTGTATCTTCAATGATACAGGCCTTGATTTGTACATGTTACAGTACTAGTATAAGAAGTCAGGGCTTGACCCCAGCTGAATGTCACAATACTGTATAGGAAGTCCAGCCCTGGGATATGCTCCTTGCAATCCCAATGGCTGCAGTTACTGacatcagtgtttttttttcctctaagtgAGATGTGTCCTGGAAGATATCAGGAGCAGCACTTTCTTTGTCCTAAGGAGTAGTTAACTTTGGGTACCTGGGTATCTCCTAGTGCAAGAATTTACCTGAGctaaaatgtgttgtttttttctcttttttggtcCCTTTCTTTGGTAATGCTGCAGAAGTTTTTTGATAGTACAGAAAGGCAGGAGAAATTGTGACCCACGATTACATGCAGGAATGGGATctaccagaaagaaaaggaagaactggGAGGTGTTTAACAAACTGCGTTGAAGCTGGGCTCTGAAGTGAACCAGTTATTCAGATGAGGCAGATCTAGAGGTAATCTTactgcagctttgcttttcagagtgCTTCTTCAAACACAGTTCAGCATTGTTACTTGCAGCAGTTCATTTTTGTCTTGCATATCTTATGTAATGTATCTTAAGTACTCCCAGTCTTGATATTACAATTCCCCTTTGCATCAAATGCCAGCTTGCCCTACAAAAAAGTGTTCCTTATAATATTGTTTTTGCAGAGGCCATAATGCAGTTGTTCTCAACAATAGCTTGTGTATCGTGGATGTGACAATGGCGGGGAAAACAGAACTTGGCTCCCGGTACTGTTGTAATACTTTGGCTGTAATATCATCCTTCCCTCTCTACAAAGGGGCCAAAGATACCTCTTGCAGCTGAGCTTTGTTATGTCTTGGTAGAATTTCTGTCTTAACTAAAGAACCACAGAGACAAGTTTCCCTGCATCACTTCACCCTGTTTCTGTCTGGATTGTACTCACCCCCCTGGGTGAAGCTTTATTTGTGTTATTTCCTTACCATGTGGCAACTGGTCAGGGTACCTTTGCTGCTCTCAGGAATGGTTCAGCACTGTGTTGCACATAGACTAGTAATTGCAGAGAGCATTTGTGCCAGCTAAGACCATGATATGTTCTTGAAGGCTTTCGTGAAGCATTGCTTGTGCCTCACCCAGTTGATAGTGTTATCCTAGAGGGCTATTAGTGGCAGAGCTGATTGTGTTTCTTTAAATGAATGATGCCTATGGGAATGGCATGTTAGGCAGGGCAGCTGCAAGCTCATCCTGAAACACAACCACCCTTGGAAACCCTATCCCTACCCCACTGACCCATGCAGGCCGACTTCATACTGTTGACTGACCGTGCTGGTTGCGTCAATGCCTGAAATGTTACTGCTTCCTGGCACAGGGGTGGATCCTGCTGGTGTGATTGATAATGTGTTACTCGAAGCAGGGGAAAAGCTGCATTTACACATCCTACCCGTGGCTGACAACATAGGCCTGTTACTCATGGAGTGAAAGAATCCTTGCTCAGTTGGGATGTCCATGCAAAGCACGCTTCCACGTGCCTGGAACTTTTAGACAATAGAATCTCTTCACAACAGATAAAGCTGTGTCCCAACAGCTCACTGTCTTTAGCTCTATCCCTTGCACTTACAATTGTGCTCTGGTGCTGTACCTCAAGCCTTAGGTCTGAAATGCTCTGCTCATGGAGAGGCTGTGTTGCAGAGCCCATTGCTGGAAAATAATGTCCTATGGAACAGTCTCTCTTCTGTTGAAATCCTGGCACCGCTGCCTGTCGCAGCAGAAGGAGACaacctttctccttttttgttcCGTGTGAGGGTCACTCTCTTGTaagagcacagcacagtgctgagccctgcagaTGCCTGGAGTTCTCAGTGATAAACCCCGTTGctctccctctcctttcccctcGTTGCACTGGACTTATCTGGGTGCCTGAGTTATGTTAAGTGGCGGGTGCGTGCCTGTTCTCCATTCCCCTTGCTGCTTTTGCTCCTTGGATTTCAATTCCAAACATGGTTATCCCTCTGGGGTCCCTCTCCTCGCTGCTGCCAAGTGATAGACGTACCAAATCCAACCCGGCCGCCCTCCCCGCCGCGCTCTCACGGGCTCATTTTCACTGCCAGAGGGCTGGCGACAGGAGCATTGCAACCAGATCTCTAACTGGGCTCAGAATTTTCCAGCTAATggcctctgctttctctttgcctgtgctttttcagcttctgttttgccagatctgtttttctttggcGCAGGTAGGGAGAGGGCCAGCCTGATTTGTGagccacaaagagaaaaagtgagTTCTTTGGGGATTTTTCAGGAGTGAAAACATCTAACAGTGCTTTAACATGTTGCCGTGaagtgtgctgctgtgggaccGGCCGGCACTGAGGAGTGGGAGGAGGAACAgtcacccagcagctctgctttcagacCTCTGCACTCTTTGCATATGACAGTTGCTTTTTAACTCCAGCCGGCCAGGGCAGGATGAGCACCAACAGCCCTTCCTGGGACCAAGCTGTCCTCCAACCTCCTGCCTGCGATGCCTGGAAGGAGCACATGGAGGGAGCGGCCTACCATCTGGCCAGCTGTATTGTCCTCCTGGGCTACATGGGTGGCAGCGGCATCTTCGGGTCCCTCTACATTTTCGGCCTCCTGGCGCCAGGCTACTTCTGCTATGCTCTGTGGGGCTGGCTGAGCGCCTGTGGGCTTGACATCTTAGTCTGGAATGTGTTGCTCGTCCTCACCTGCGTGCTGCAGCTGGCCCACCTTGCTTACCGGCTTCGCAGAGACACCGTCCCCGAAGAGTTCGAGCTTCTCTACAAGGCCATGTACCTGCCCTTGCAGGTGCCCCTGGAAGTCTACAGAGAAATTGTGAAATGCTGTGAAGAGCAAGTGCAATCGCTAGACCGAGACCAGAATTACGCAGTGGAGGGCAAGACGCCCATCGACCGGCTCTCCTTGCTCCTGTCTGGCAGGTAAAGCTCTCCCAGTTCCCAGCAGGcccacagcaaagcactgaggCTGCTGTTCATAGTTTTCTCCCTCTGTACTAACTGGGGTGGTGATTATATCCTTCCTCTGAAAGGGCTTTGTTGATATATATCTGCCTGCTAGGTTTTgctgatatttttgttgttgttgttcagttAGTCTTTGGCctttttctatatatatttcagGTAATGAtacacagccagcacagctgtgcttttgATAATGCTGGGGGTTCCTTAcctctttctttgtcttttgaaaGTTGCTTTGTTTCTAGTGGGGGCCATTGGAGCAGGAGGTGTGTCTGAGCCTGTGTTCTTGTGAGTTCCAGGCACTGCTCTGTGTTATGGGTGACTGAGCATGCCGAGCAGAAGTCTTTGGTTCACCTGCTGCCCTGGAGCAGTATTAAGGGAGAGCTCCTTCCCCATTCCCTTTACCCGAACCCTCAAGGCTCAGTTTTTCCACTTCAAGCGTCATTTTGTCAAGAGAATCCATCTCACCTCTGCAGgcccctttcttttttttgtctactGCAGCAGAGGTGAAGGGGTGCATGAAGAAGGGTTGtccttgctttttcttgtgtgtttgtaCATTTCTAGGGGGTGTTCTGGGACTGCCAACCCAGGCAATGTACTGGGAGGAAACTGGGTACATGTATTTCTGACTGGGtcgtctgctgctgctctgtgagcatAAAATGCTGCAGCATGCAGTAAGCCAGTGCTGGTGGGGTTGTTCTGCCCTCTTTTGCTGTGGGAAGTATGCATCTTGCTATGGGATGTTTTATGGAGGTGGGATTGGATTTGCATTTCTTGCTACCCACCCTGTTACTTTATGCAGGCTGACCCTGCAGAGCATGGCTGCTCTTATGATGCCCTCTCTGGAATGGGATAATAACAATATAAGGTGGACTGGAAGCATAGGATGTGGCTGGAACTTGCTAGACTTGCAGTCTTGCAGTCCTTGACCTACCCAGGCAGTGCATCTAACTAACTGGAATTCAGCAGCAAACCGAGCCTTGTAACTCCTAAAAGCTGGAATTGCCCACGAGCTCATGCTAATGCAGAGCATGGCAATAGAGGGATAAGAGACCCCAAATCATGCAGCAGTGTGGTGGTGCAGAGCTAAGAACAGAGCTTCAGCCTGCCCTGTCATTGTTCCAGGCTGTGTAAATGATGCTTGGAAGACAAGGGGCTTTGAGATTGAATGTGCAATGAGTTTGCAGCATGATGCCAGAGTGATTTTGGGAGAGGACTGGGCAGCATGGAGGTGAGGATTGCCTGCCCTCGTGCAACTcaaaggaaagggggaagatGCTGGTGGAAAGAGGTATGGTTAGGTTGAGAAGTACTTGAACAGCAGCAGTCCGGTGGGCT
The sequence above is a segment of the Excalfactoria chinensis isolate bCotChi1 chromosome 1, bCotChi1.hap2, whole genome shotgun sequence genome. Coding sequences within it:
- the COX17 gene encoding cytochrome c oxidase copper chaperone, with protein sequence MSTVAAASCDSKGAGETRDEKKPLKPCCACPETKKARDACIIEKGEENCRHLIEAHKECMRALGFKI